A genomic region of Govania unica contains the following coding sequences:
- a CDS encoding penicillin-binding protein activator has translation MSLKAILLPVLVALSFSACASEGPRDGQGPLTAPAVQSKLTPKHAEPTAPSADIVRVGMLLPLSGPYADVGRALLNAAAVSLFDTGDKRLVLVPRDTRGTAEGAQQAVNALVAEGVDVIAGPLLAAEVRAAAVALKAAGSDIRLIGFSSDRSVAGGGVYLLSFMPEEEVRRVVEYAAAEGKKSFAALVPETPYGDTVGRAFRAKVAAVGGSVADYVIYPPDAKGVMNPVKRIAHYDARVKAKAAEMTYLKTLADDPAAMQAARASRPNPMALPYQALLLPEGAALMRVMVPLLSYYDIDPGSVQLLGTGVWNDPSLARDPQLRGSWFAAPPQDKAQAFMDRYRSLYRSEPPRIATLAYDAVALVDSLADGAKDTRFSDAALTDGNGFTGIDGIFRFTRDGVSERGLAVMTFGADGISLVSPAPTSFDSSTQ, from the coding sequence GTGTCTTTAAAAGCAATTCTGCTGCCGGTTCTTGTGGCCCTCTCCTTCTCGGCTTGCGCCAGTGAGGGGCCTCGTGACGGCCAGGGCCCTCTGACGGCCCCTGCAGTACAGAGCAAGCTTACCCCGAAGCATGCAGAGCCGACAGCGCCGAGCGCGGATATCGTGCGGGTCGGGATGTTGCTGCCGCTCAGCGGGCCTTATGCCGATGTGGGCCGGGCGCTTCTGAACGCGGCGGCGGTGTCGCTTTTTGATACCGGCGACAAACGGCTTGTACTTGTGCCGCGCGATACCCGGGGCACGGCCGAGGGCGCGCAGCAGGCGGTGAATGCGTTGGTGGCCGAGGGCGTCGATGTGATCGCCGGGCCGTTGCTCGCGGCGGAAGTGCGGGCGGCGGCGGTGGCTTTGAAGGCGGCGGGCTCGGACATTCGGCTGATCGGCTTTTCAAGCGATCGCAGCGTGGCCGGGGGCGGGGTTTATCTCCTCAGTTTCATGCCCGAGGAGGAGGTTCGTCGGGTGGTGGAATATGCGGCGGCGGAGGGCAAGAAAAGCTTTGCCGCGCTGGTGCCGGAAACGCCCTATGGCGACACCGTGGGCCGCGCTTTTCGTGCCAAGGTGGCGGCGGTGGGCGGTTCGGTGGCCGATTATGTGATCTATCCGCCGGACGCGAAGGGGGTGATGAACCCGGTCAAGCGCATCGCCCATTATGATGCCCGGGTGAAGGCCAAGGCGGCGGAGATGACCTATCTGAAGACACTGGCCGATGACCCCGCCGCCATGCAGGCGGCGCGGGCTTCGCGGCCGAACCCCATGGCGCTGCCCTATCAGGCATTGTTGCTGCCCGAGGGCGCGGCCCTGATGCGGGTGATGGTGCCGTTGCTGTCTTATTACGATATCGACCCCGGGTCCGTGCAGCTTCTCGGGACCGGGGTTTGGAACGATCCGTCGCTCGCCCGGGATCCGCAGTTGCGCGGCAGCTGGTTCGCCGCCCCGCCGCAGGACAAGGCGCAGGCCTTCATGGATCGTTATCGCAGCCTTTATCGGAGCGAGCCGCCGCGTATTGCGACGCTTGCTTATGACGCCGTGGCGCTCGTTGACAGTCTGGCGGATGGGGCGAAGGACACGCGGTTCAGTGACGCGGCGCTCACTGACGGCAACGGCTTCACCGGCATTGACGGGATTTTTCGCTTTACCCGCGACGGGGTGTCGGAACGCGGGCTTGCGGTCATGACTTTCGGGGCGGACGGGATCAGCCTGGTGAGCCCGGCTCCGACGAGCTTTGACAGCTCAACTCAATAA
- the hemW gene encoding radical SAM family heme chaperone HemW: protein MTTAPAHPPSNSGDPIGIYIHWPFCLSKCPYCDFNSHVRARVDEATWQASLLRELDHFAALMPGRTVGSVFFGGGTPSLMPPATTAALIERIHDRWDVTPDLEITLEANPTSVEAERFAGFRAAGVNRLSMGVQSLRDAELKFLGRGHSADEAKAAIRLARKTFDRMSFDLIYARPHQTVSNWQAELNEAMALAADHLSLYQLTIEEGTAFANIYRRGGFTLPDEDTAAALYEVTLETTAKAGLPAYEISNHAVPGAECRHNLLYWRYGDYAGVGPGAHGRLLTDNGDAIATAQAKKPEDWLAAVERDGHGTVSTEKLRAADRAVEMVMMGLRLRAGLDTARFARRIGQPVTDYLNPTALADAIAHDLLVQTPGNLRTTEKGAAVLNRLLGELLS, encoded by the coding sequence CATGTGCGCGCCCGCGTCGACGAAGCCACCTGGCAGGCGTCCCTGCTGCGCGAGCTTGACCATTTCGCCGCCCTCATGCCCGGCCGCACCGTCGGCAGCGTGTTTTTCGGCGGCGGCACCCCGTCCCTGATGCCCCCCGCCACCACGGCCGCGCTCATCGAGCGCATCCATGACCGCTGGGACGTCACCCCGGACCTTGAAATCACCCTCGAAGCCAACCCGACCAGCGTCGAGGCTGAGCGTTTCGCCGGCTTCCGCGCCGCTGGCGTCAATCGCCTGTCCATGGGCGTGCAGTCCCTGCGCGATGCCGAGCTGAAATTCCTCGGTCGCGGTCATTCCGCCGATGAAGCCAAGGCGGCCATCCGGCTCGCCCGCAAGACCTTCGACCGCATGAGCTTCGACCTCATCTATGCCCGCCCGCATCAGACTGTCAGCAACTGGCAGGCGGAACTGAACGAGGCCATGGCGCTCGCCGCCGATCACTTGTCGCTCTATCAATTGACCATCGAGGAAGGCACAGCCTTCGCCAATATCTATCGCCGTGGCGGCTTCACCCTGCCCGACGAAGACACCGCCGCCGCCCTTTACGAAGTGACCCTTGAGACCACCGCCAAGGCCGGTCTCCCGGCCTATGAAATTTCGAACCACGCGGTGCCGGGGGCGGAATGCCGCCATAATTTGTTATACTGGCGCTATGGCGATTATGCCGGGGTCGGCCCGGGGGCTCATGGCCGGTTGCTGACCGACAATGGCGACGCCATCGCCACCGCCCAGGCGAAGAAACCCGAAGACTGGCTCGCCGCCGTCGAGCGCGACGGCCACGGCACGGTCTCGACCGAGAAACTCCGCGCCGCCGACCGCGCCGTTGAAATGGTGATGATGGGCCTGCGGCTCCGCGCCGGGCTCGACACAGCACGTTTCGCACGCCGCATCGGCCAGCCGGTCACGGATTACCTCAATCCGACCGCCTTGGCCGACGCCATTGCCCATGATCTTCTGGTGCAAACGCCCGGCAATCTCCGGACCACGGAAAAAGGCGCTGCCGTGCTCAATCGTCTGCTGGGTGAATTATTGAGTTGA